A portion of the Melitaea cinxia chromosome 1, ilMelCinx1.1, whole genome shotgun sequence genome contains these proteins:
- the LOC123654326 gene encoding putative serine protease K12H4.7, whose amino-acid sequence MYLKYCQLILLYSVNFVNGFGFFDIGNTFNHLNKELYSLASDWNGDVKTRWIEQELDHFNPEEKRTWKMRYFQRLSYWRPNGTIYLLMGGEGEASSRWTATGIMYELAKETNGAMFVSEHRYYGKSKPINTTDVRNFKFLNSRQAIADNVKLIKYIKSWKMLNNSKVVVIGGSYSGNLAAWTRMLYPEIVDAAIASSGPVLAKKDFFEYLEKVNDNYEQYGTSDCLDNIRNIFKRYDKLLQSCEGIKLLKEEENICQESDLTDRKNQQVFFSYKVETFVTNSQYGNTKMIENHCKNLNESLKHKIPQKTSKPIFWVARKRCYYYDYDTMIEEYKDKRNDWVMAWIYQTCTEFGYYQTTSSKSQPFTDNISLNFYTEMCSILFGAEIDEKRIDAGIKYTNEFYGGRRPNVTKVVFTNGDLDPWSTLGVLEDLSYNAPAVVIPRASHCRDLFSNRKDDIEELKEARKHIKYLIKNWTEAGDFLSI is encoded by the coding sequence atgtatttaaaatattgtcaatTGATTTTACTATACAGTGTTAACTTTGTTAATGGTTTTGGATTTTTCGATATTGGAAACACTTTTAATCATCTTAATAAAGAATTGTATTCTTTAGCGTCGGATTGGAATGGGGATGTAAAAACGAGATGGATCGAACAGGAATTAGATCACTTCAATCCGGAAGAGAAAAGGACCTGGAAAATGAGATATTTTCAAAGGTTAAGTTATTGGAGACCGAACGGcactatttatttgttaatggGAGGTGAAGGTGAAGCTTCATCGCGTTGGACCGCAACGGGTATTATGTACGAATTAGCGAAAGAAACGAATGGTGCCATGTTCGTTTCAGAACATCGATATTATGGTAAAAGTAAACCGATAAATACAACAGATGTAAGAAACTTTAAGTTCTTAAATTCGAGACAAGCCATTGCGGATAATGTGAAACtgataaagtatataaaatcgTGGAAAATGCTCAATAATTCTAAAGTGGTGGTAATCGGTGGTTCGTATTCGGGAAATTTGGCGGCTTGGACGAGAATGCTTTATCCAGAAATAGTCGATGCTGCAATAGCCAGCAGTGGCCCAGTTTTAGCAAAGAAggatttttttgaatatttggaAAAAGTTAATGACAACTATGAACAATATGGTACTTCTGATTGCTTAGATAATATAAGGAACATTTTCAAAAGATATGACAAATTGTTGCAGAGCTGCGAAGGTATTAAGCTATTAAAAGAGGAAGAAAATATCTGTCAAGAATCCGATTTGACTGATCGAAAGAACCAGCAAGTATTTTTTAGCTACAAAGTTGAAACATTTGTGACTAACTCTCAATATGGAAATACAAAAATGATTGAAAATCACTGCAAAAATTTGAATGAAAgtttaaaacacaaaataccACAGAAAACATCAAAACCAATCTTTTGGGTGGCCAGAAAAAGATGTTACTATTACGATTACGATACAATGATTGAAGAATATAAAGACAAAAGAAACGACTGGGTCATGGCTTGGATTTACCAAACTTGTACAGAATTCGGATATTATCAAACTACATCTTCCAAATCTCAACCATTCACAGATAATAtcagtttaaatttttatacggAAATGTGTTCGATACTTTTTGGAGCAGAAATTGATGAGAAAAGAATTGATGCtggtattaaatatacaaatgagTTTTATGGAGGACGTAGACCTAATGTTACGAAAGTAGTTTTCACAAATGGTGATTTGGATCCCTGGAGTACTCTAGGCGTTTTAGAAGATTTGTCCTATAACGCACCAGCGGTAGTTATACCGCGTGCGTCCCACTGTCGAGACTTATTTTCCAATAGAAAAGATGATATTGAGGAACTGAAAGAAGCTAGAAAAcacataaaatacttaattaaaaattggaCTGAAGCTGGTGACTTTTTGTCTATTTAG